One Gymnogyps californianus isolate 813 chromosome 11, ASM1813914v2, whole genome shotgun sequence genomic window carries:
- the LOC127020550 gene encoding cytochrome P450 1A4-like produces MPAAMTAAVSLVGSQGVFSATEVLLAAAVFCLVFLLIQSLRQHVPQGLKSPPGPRGYPILGNVLELRKDTHLALTRLSQKYGDVMEVRIGTRPVLVLSGLDTIKQALVKQGEDFMGRPDLHSFQYISNGQSLAFSPDSGEVWKARRKLAQNALKTFSIAPSPTSSSTCLLEEHVSKEVDYLVTKLLQLMDEEKSFDLNRYLVVSVANIICAICFGKRYDHNDQELLSLVNLSNEFGDVAAAGNPADFIPVLQYLPSRTMQLFKDINRRFSFFVQKIVQEHYTSFDKEHIRDITDSLIEHCQEKSAGEDARVPLSNEKIISIVNDLFGAGFDTVTTALSWSLMYVALYPDIQKRIQEELDQTIGQERRPRLSDRGTLPYTEAFILEMFRHSSFLPFTIPHSTTKATVLNGYYIPKDTCVFINQWQVNHDEKLWKDPSAFNPERFLNAAGTEISRTESDKVMAFGLGKRRCIGESIGRWEVFLFLATMLQQLEFSLRPGEEVDITPQYGLTMKYKKCECFQIKKRFPMKSSP; encoded by the exons ATGCCGGCAGCAATGACAGCTGCTGTGTCGCTGGTGGGAAGCCAAGGCGTTTTCTCAGCCACCGAGGTCCTCCTTGCGGCTGCTGTCTTCTGCCTGGTCTTCCTGCTCATCCAGTCCCTCCGGCAGCACGTGCCCCAGGGGCTGAAGAGCCCCCCAGGACCCAGAGGCTACCCCATCCTCGGCAACGTGCTGGAGCTGAGGAAGGACACGCACCTGGCCCTGACCAGGCTCAGCCAGAAGTACGGGGACGTGATGGAGGTCAGGATCGGCACCCGGCCCGTCCTGGTGCTGAGCGGGCTGGACACCATCAAGCAAGCCCTGGTGAAGCAAGGAGAAGACTTCATGGGGCGCCCTGACCTCCACAGCTTCCAATACATTTCGAACGGCCAGAGCCTGGCCTTCAGCCCCGACTCAGGGGAGGTGTGGAAAGCCCGCAGAAAGCTGGCCCAGAACGCCCTGAAGACCTTCTCCATCgcccccagccccacctcctcttccacctGCCTCCTGGAGGAGCACGTCTCCAAGGAGGTTGACTACCTGGTCACCAAGTTGCTGCAGCTGATGGATGAGGAAAAGAGCTTTGACCTTAACCGGTACCTGGTGGTCTCTGTGGCCAACATCATCTGTGCCATCTGCTTTGGCAAGCGTTACGACCACAATGACCAAGAGCTGCTCAGCTTGGTGAACCTCAGCAATGAATTTGGGGacgtggctgctgctggcaacCCTGCTGACTTCATCCCTGTGCTCCAGTATCTTCCCAGCCGCACCATGCAGCTCTTCAAGGACATCAACAGGCGTTTCAGcttttttgtgcaaaaaatTGTCCAGGAGCACTACACCAGCTTTGATAAG GAACACATCCGGGATATCACGGACTCGCTGATTGAGCACTGCCAGGAGAAGAGTGCAGGGGAGGATGCCCGTGTCCCGCTCTCCAATGAGAAGATCATCAGCATCGTCAATGACCTCTTTGGGGCAG GCTTTGACACTGTGACAACTGCCTTATCCTGGAGCCTCATGTATGTCGCCTTGTACCCCGACATCCAGAAGAGGATCCAGGAAGAGCTAG ACCAGACCATCGGCCAGGAGAGGAGACCGAGGCTGTCGGACCGGGGCACGCTGCCCTACACAGAAGCCTTTATCCTGGAGATGTTCAGGcactcctccttcctgcccttcaCCATCCCGCACAG TACGACAAAAGCGACGGTGTTAAATGGCTATTACATCCCCAAGGATACCTGCGTGTTTATCAACCAGTGGCAAGTGAATCACGATGA GAAGCTTTGGAAGGACCCCTCAGCCTTCAACCCCGAGCGGTTCCTCAATGCTGCGGGGACCGAAATAAGCAGGACGGAGAGCGACAAAGTGATGGCTTTCGGCTTGGGGAAGAGGCGATGCATCGGGGAGTCCATCGGCCGGTGGGAGGTCTTCCTCTTCTTGGCCAccatgctgcagcagctggagttcAGCCTCCGCCCCGGGGAGGAGGTGGACATCACTCCTCAGTACGGACTGAcaatgaaatacaagaaatgcGAGTGCTTCCAGATTAAGAAGCGTTTCCCCATGAAGAGCTCTCCTTaa
- the LOC127020659 gene encoding cytochrome P450 1A5-like, translating to MPAAMTAAVSLVGSQGVFSATEVFLAAAVFCLVFLLIQSLRQHVPQGLKSPPGPRGYPILGNVLELRKDTHLALTRLSQKYGDVMEVRIGTRPVLVLSGLDTIKQALVKQGEDFMGRPDLHSFRHVADGQSLTFSPDSGEVWKARRKLAQNALKTFSIASSPTSSSTCLLEEHVSKEADYLVTKLLQLMDEQKSFDPYRYLVVSVANVICAICFGKRYDHNDQELLNIVNVSEQFGNVAAAGNPADFVPVLQYLPSRTMNLFKDFNKRFLHFLQKIVREHYETYDKNNIRDITDSFIEQCLEKKVEANGATQIPKEKIINLVNDLFGAGFDTVTTGLSWSLMYLVTYPDIQKRIQKELDQVIGQGRRPRLSDRGTLPYTEAFILEMFRHSSFMPFTILHSTTRDTVLNGYYIPKDRCVFVNQWQVNHDEKLWKDPLTFNPERFLSAEGTEVNKVDGEKVLIFGLGKRKCIGEPIARWQVFLFLSTLLQQLEFSVCDGKKVDMTPLYGLTLKHKRCEHFQVKQRFPMKIMN from the exons ATGCCGGCAGCAATGACGGCTGCTGTGTCGCTGGTGGGAAGCCAAGGCGTTTTCTCAGCCACCGAGGTCTTCCTTGCGGCTGCCGTCTTCTGCCTGGTCTTCCTGCTCATCCAGTCCCTCCGGCAGCACGTGCCCCAGGGGCTGAAGAGCCCCCCAGGACCCAGAGGCTACCCCATCCTCGGCAACGTGCTGGAGCTGAGGAAGGACACGCACCTGGCCCTGACCAGGCTCAGCCAGAAGTATGGGGACGTGATGGAGGTCAGGATCGGCACCCGGCCCGTCCTGGTGCTGAGCGGGCTGGACACCATCAAGCAAGCCCTGGTGAAGCAAGGAGAAGACTTCATGGGGCGCCCTGACCTCCACAGCTTCCGCCATGTTGCGGATGGCCAGAGCCTGACCTTCAGCCCCGACTCAGGGGAGGTGTGGAAAGCCCGCAGAAAGCTGGCCCAGAACGCCCTGAAGACCTTCTCCATCGCCTCCAGCCccacctcctcttccacctGCCTCCTGGAGGAGCACGTCTCCAAGGAGGCCGACTACCTGGTCACCAAGTTGCTGCAGCTGATGGATGAGCAGAAGAGCTTTGACCCTTACCGGTACCTGGTGGTCTCTGTGGCCAACGTCATCTGCGCCATCTGCTTTGGCAAGCGTTACGACCACAATGACCAAGAGCTGCTCAATATAGTGAATGTAAGTGAACAGTTTGGCaatgtggctgctgctggcaacCCTGCTGACTTCGTCCCTGTGCTCCAGTATCTTCCCAGCCGCACcatgaatttatttaaagatttcaaCAAGCGATTCCTCCATTTCCTGCAGAAGATTGTCAGGGAGCACTACGAGACCTATGACAAG aACAACATCCGAGACATCACTGACTCCTTCATTGAGCAGTGCCTGGAGAAAAAAGTGGAAGCAAATGGTGCCACGCAGATCCCTAAGGAGAAGATCATCAATCTTGTGAATGACCTCTTCGGAGCAG GCTTTGACACTGTGACAACTGGCCTGTCCTGGAGCCTCATGTATCTCGTGACGTACCCCGACATCCAGAAGAGGATCCAGAAAGAGCTAG ACCAGGTCATCGGCCAGGGGAGGAGACCGAGGCTGTCGGACCGGGGCACGCTGCCCTACACAGAAGCCTTTATCCTGGAGATGTTCAGGCACTCCTCCTTCATGCCCTTCACCATCCTGCACAG cacGACCAGGGACACGGTGCTGAACGGCTACTACATCCCAAAGGACCGCTGCGTGTTTGTCAATCAGTGGCAAGTGAATCATGATGA GAAACTTTGGAAGGATCCGCTGACCTTCAACCCGGAGCGTTTCCTCAGTGCTGAAGGGACCGAAGTGAACAAAGTGGATGGGGAGAAGGTGCTGATTTTCGGCCTGGGGAAAAGGAAGTGCATTGGGGAACCCATTGCCAGGTGGCAggtcttccttttcctgtccaccttgctccagcagctggagttcAGTGTCTGCGATGGCAAGAAGGTGGACATGACGCCACTCTATGGACTGACCCTGAAGCACAAAAGATGTGAGCACTTCCAGGTCAAGCAGCGCTTCCCCATGAAGATCATGAACTGA